DNA from Oryzisolibacter sp. LB2S:
CACCTGCCGGCCATCGCCCACCCGGGCGTGCGCCGCGCGCTGGTGGTGGGTGGGGGCGACGGCGGCGCGGCCGAGGAGCTGCTCAAGCTGCCCGGCATCGAGCGCGTGGTGATGGCCGAGCTCGACGCCGACGTGGTGGCCATGGCGCGCGAATGGCTGGGCAGCATCCACAAGGGCGCCTTCGACGACCCGCGCTTCGAGCTGCGCGTGGGCGACGCGCGCGACTTCATCGCCACCACCGACGAGCGCTTCGACCAGATCGTGCTCGACCTCACCGACCCCTTCGGCCCGGCCGTGGAGCTGTACACGGCCGAGTTCTACGCCGCCTGCCGCCGCATCCTGAACCCGGGCGGCGTGGTGTCGCTGCACCTGGGCTCGCCCATCCACCTGCAGGAGAGCATGCGCCGCATCGGCGCCTCGGTGCGCGCGGTGTTTCCCATCTTCCGCCCCTACCTGCAATATGTGCCGCTGTACGGCACGCTGTGGTGCATGGCCATGGCGTCCGACAGCACCGACCCGGCCCTGCTGAGCGCCCAGGAGGTGGACGCGCGCATCGCCGAGCGCGGCATTGGAGGCCTAGAGCTCTACAACGGCGCCACGCACCACGCGCTGCTGGCCCAGCCCAACTTTGTGCGCGCCCTCTTCGCGCAGCCGGCCGAGCCGCTCAAGAGCGGCGATGTGCTCGGCGACGTGCGCGACCCGGCCGAGCTGCCGCCCGTGGTGGTGACCACGGGCTGAAAACACTATTGTTTTT
Protein-coding regions in this window:
- the speE gene encoding polyamine aminopropyltransferase yields the protein MTAPRLVAERLNADFGLYLSDTRTLAQKQSPWQRIEVFENPQFGRVMRIDDAFMTSERDEFFYHEPMVHLPAIAHPGVRRALVVGGGDGGAAEELLKLPGIERVVMAELDADVVAMAREWLGSIHKGAFDDPRFELRVGDARDFIATTDERFDQIVLDLTDPFGPAVELYTAEFYAACRRILNPGGVVSLHLGSPIHLQESMRRIGASVRAVFPIFRPYLQYVPLYGTLWCMAMASDSTDPALLSAQEVDARIAERGIGGLELYNGATHHALLAQPNFVRALFAQPAEPLKSGDVLGDVRDPAELPPVVVTTG